DNA sequence from the Armigeres subalbatus isolate Guangzhou_Male chromosome 1, GZ_Asu_2, whole genome shotgun sequence genome:
TGACCATGATAgcaaaaaaataaggaaaaacacagacattttcaaaACTCATGAACACGGGGCGGCACCTAGGTCAAAAGAAAGCTCCACTAATCCACTTTCAGAAAATTCCGGGGTCAACGCTTTACTGAGAACGAACACTTTGAAGGAGATGACTGTCGCCACGGCCTTTTAAGGGTTAATCAGCTttcaaaggaacttttggttactttgGTATTCCTCCTGGGATTCTTTCCTAGAGCCTCCCGAAAGGCCTTTATacatttttccagaaattcatttagtaaaacaatttaatattcctttcaaaattcctagaatgaaatagaaaattatgaatgaattttcgtaGGATTGTCGAACGGAAAATTGAAAGGATTCTCTAAgtaattcccaaaagaatttgcaaatgagatttcctaaaagaatttctgaagaattgtATAAGAGATTTACGGTACGATtacgggtacgattttcaacagataccttcgaggtggtcgaggaattcgtctaccttggatccttgctaacggctgataacaatgttagtcatgaaatacgaaggcgcataatttgtggaagtcgggcctactacgggctccagaagaaactgcggtcgaaaaagattcactaccgcaccaaatgtgttatgtacaagacgctaataagaccggtagtcctctacggacacgaaacatggacaatgctcgaggaggatttGTAAgaactcggagtattcgagagacgggtgcttaggactatctttggcggtgtgcaagaagacgatgtgtggcggcgaagaatgaaccacgagctccccctgctctacggcgaacccagtatccagaaggtagctaaaaccGGAAGGATACGATGAGCAGGGCATGTTTCAAGAATGccgatggtgttcgcttccgatccggcaggtacgagacggcgtggagcgcagcgagcgaggtgggcagaacaggtgcaaaacgacttggcgagcgtggggcgcattctaggatggagagatgcggcctcgaaccgtgtattgtggcgtcaaattgttgattcaatgtcatctgtttagatgtaagctaaataaatgaaatgaaaaaatgctGAAAGCAAAttatgaaggaatttcaaaatgaatttccgaagatctAAAGAAATCTCCTAGAAGATTTactcaaaaaacccagattaatccacctagcggtgatggtgcgtTTCTCGTTCGTACAAAAGgtttgagaaatatataagaaaaatctaaaataacaccaatatgtggataggtcctatttttcatatttgtataTATAATAAAACATCTCGCCGAatcactggcggagacagaggtggggcaccacgcgatgcaatcacaccattgttctcgaaggctattgttcttgcgcttagtggtgccccaccaaaaaacaatagctggctccgccagtgcgccgaatgcaacttgttccaaaaaaatcggatgagcataagtgccaaGACAGGGATTTTGTTTAGTGGTTTTGAAAGTTTCTATAGGACCCTAGTAGAGTAGTAGCACAGTTCGGATCGATTTTGTCGCAGCAACTCCAATTTgtctggatttggtcgcatatgagtcacagtgactggtaTGTGACAAGTGTACTACTCggggaaacaatggaacaggattctccCTCGAATACAATCCATTGCGAgcgaatagatgaagtctaagtgccaaacaagtgagctagacttttgcGCACTCTTTTTTACAATAAATAGTactttggtcataacttctaatAAAATATTTCATAGGTGACAATGGGAcacgattctgcgtcgaatgcaactggttgcaagcaaatcggttgaggatgagTGTGTATCTacaatctaacccccactgtccggcagtggtattatggaagaaagctgtctttaataaagtcagctttagcccgggagttagaaggtgctagctctactgcagctccagtgacccatttcagactgcctgtggtaactcacgtccagtccgaggtcactttcacttgcaataagccccgcctgtttatgctaccattatcaattggataatggatccataaacaaacttccggatttttaaatccagcgcgtatttaattttggaatcatatgaaaacaaattgaaacaatctcaccaaattgatcaaATTCCGGATAAATGAACTGAGGAAGAGAGGACCACAACTagtgttcacgaaaaaatcacTACTCTTCCAGAGCTATTCCGAGCAATTCGATATTGATCCATATTTTCCTTGTATTATCACacattcaaacatattttcaccAAATACATCCGTTATACAAACTACACAAACGTTTTCTCGCGCTCTAATAAGAATACACTTGAGTAAATGTCACCAAACTCGTAAATCTCAAACTTCAGATAacttaaacttttttcttctagtatatttgcaaaatatatacatcagccgaatctatttcttgcggaaacgaacaaaaacgtgacagcaaatttaaaatcaaccatccgcgcgcatggcttgctgccagcaaatcggttgaggatgagtgcctcaaaaatgagtgacattttttacgcgattttttcgtataaacttgtattttgaccataactttcgatccataacatagtccgatcgggccaattttcaatacgacacaatgggacagaattctgcgtcgaatgcaatttgatGCGAGCAAATTGGGTGAGGATAAGTGGCTGAAGAATGAGTGacgatttttccatacaaaaaatattacagtgatgacccgattttgtcacgccccgattttgtctacccccgattttgtctacccccgattttatcacgttttcgacccgattttatcacgtcccgattttatcacgttttcgacccgattttgtcaccccaaaaaattttgtcattctttttattttcgtaaataataccccaaacaacattgattttcatgaaataacttttaccgcctgtaatttattacgaacgacttctgagtacctgggaaatattctgtgagcaatttcgacaagaaataacgagtACCaatcacgcatttggcctttccaaggcataaaatgattcatatttgtggaatgaattaaaaaattggaaatatttttttttccaattttgtcacataccctgttttatcaccccaaaattcaccaggggggtgataaaatcgggatattactgtattttagccataacttctaagcccgatctggccaattttaaatggcaaacaatgagacaggattctacatcgaatgctacttgttgcaagtaaatcggttgaggatgagtgcccgaaaaatgagtgacatttttacgcgattttttcgtataaatttctatgttggccataactccgaagtccatagtccgatctggccaattatcaataggaaacaatgggactgtattccgcgtcgaatgcaacttgttgcgagcaaatcggttgaggataagtgccaaaaaaatgagtgacactatttgcaactttttgcgcacatacacacacacacacacacacacacacacacacacacacacacacacacacacacacacacacacacacacacacagacattgCCTCAattgggtctccggaccttctataaaaagtttggttttggagcgaacatatagcttaGTGTACGAGAttgaggtgtgcgccggtccagaAATTGGCAGCGGCGGCGTTTGCCAGAATTTtggtcgtcggcggcggcgttttcagCGTCACGCCGAAACCCATTTTAGCTGGCGGccgcggcggcgtgaatcggcgtggagttTTTTTACGTTCGTTCCTTGAggatttttttctgcatttttccAGGATGTTTTCAAGACTTCAACTTCTGAATTTCGacggaaaaatctgatgaactttTCTCGAAAATTCCTTGAGCTTCtcaaaaaaattcatttgaaaattattttcggatacTACTTTGAAgctttgagaattctttggaatttccaaggaagaactttggaatttctaaggaaaattgtttcaagtttccacaggaaaatattcggaaaatccacggaaagtttctgttAAGTGGTTAAGTTTTGCGGTCAAATGGCCAgtcagccgaacgacatttgcggccgtatgtccatttcagctaaataaaattgtcggccaaatgagttttagcctaatggtttgttcggccaaatgacatattcggccaaacacctttcggcctTGTCGCTATCAGCCAAACTGCCTTACCTGTTGTTTGTCCGAAAGTCAAGAATAACAGGTTAGGCCAAATATCGTCTAACCAaattccattaggccgaattaaacGTTTGAATGAAACGGTATTAGGTTGAaattgtttgaccgaaaataacatttggcggagagcgacaaacagccgaaacgctcattcggccgaatttgtaatttgaccgaaaaagttgtttgccctaacagtttatttggctgaaattctaatttggccgaaaatgccgtttgctaGAAATgctcgtttggcagaaagagtgaTTTGGCTCTGCAAAACAAACATTGCAGTCAAACGACTTTTCCTGCCAAATAACCTGTTCAGCTAAATGGCCTTTTTGGCAAAGTGACCAATTCAGCCAAGCGACACTTGCCAAATGACCAAATTACCAAGTAAATGGGAAACTTACCCTTTCCTAGAAAAAaaatagccccccctaggatttgaaaagaTAATTAGCagtgatataaattttcaacatattgcgtaatgaattaatgaaaaagtttgaagacataTTCAGCCTATCATAataaaatgagtgagttttttttttcaattctgagagttttttttttcatttctgagaaagattcctgtatgccagtgaaattgcacttgataattatgaaaaggcaatatctaatcgatttgaaagcatcaaagtaagcttgatatcAACAACAACGGAGAGCTACTAAAATATTAATCAAAGCAAACGTGATACCAGAAGTCAagtcaaccatcacggactggagtgacaattttccagcagacttccgcttgcctagcagcatgataatttCCACAGAttccatcagcatccgagaagaattctcataggaatctctaaagaattcctttgagagtcatcgaagtattccaatcggaatccagaagaattcacactggattcctttcggtatcGTTAAGGGATACCCTTGGGGATCTTTGGGGGATACCGTTCGTAATCCATGgatgatttgtttcagaatttttcgttaatttgcttcggaactcctccggagtcgttcgaagatttgtttcgaaCTTTGTCGGAGATTTGTGTCGGAgttccttgacgatttgtttcagaatacttcgacgatttgcttcagaatcccttgaatatttatttcggagtctctcgacgttttgcctcggaatccctgaatgatttgcttcgaaatccctcgATGATGGGAATCCCCTTAACGATTTGCTTCGGTatccctcgacgaattgcttcggaatactTCGACGGTTTGCaagggaattcctagaagatcaATTTCGAACtccctcgacgatttacttcggaatccttcAACGGTTTGCTTAAACATACAtggtggattcccttcggagtcGCTGGAGAATTCTTTACGGCATCTCTGGAGGATTGATTCGGAGTCCCTCCACGATTTTTTCGGGATCCCTTCGAAATCCATGAATattctcgtcggaattcctggaggattctattcggaatctctagaagattctcattggaatccctgaaacatttctGTCGGATtcactggaacattcccgttcaaatttctggaatattcctggaagtcgaaattcctagagaaaaaaagccctggaacattcctgtcggaatccctgatgggttgccttcagaatccctggaggttccCTTCGGTCATCGAAATCCTTagagaattcccgtcggaatccttggaggaatgttgcttttttttcatttgagatggATAGTATATTTAtagaaatatgcaaaaatttaCACTGCCTACCGTTGGGAACATGACGGTGACCCGTCACATATTGTCCTTTCAGTGTGCGGGACAAACCGAGTTTATGGTTATTGAGttattgatatttttatgatatttcggtgcaattttttattatattcgcaagttatttttactcttttttcaaacaagttaatatcatgttttgttatcaatatcacaaCTTCTACCCGGGTATGGGCTACAGCAGAAAGCACATGCTTGAGAAAAATgaatatggatgagtgtgattgatccgcaattgccttaggtaCCTGGTTGGACCGTATTTATCACATTACCAATAAAGATAGCttaatgaggtggtaaaatgttcgagaatttttgaaaagaagctcaaaaagAAAATAGATAAAGGGGCTCCTAGGCATcggggctagttacgccaatgcggaaaaatctacggaaatttcaataaatcgtcctaattttaacggaaaattctgcggacttctttaattttgaatcgggtggaaaattatggaccaacggcgtgacaaatttcaaacggcggcgcgccgatgcaaaaatgccggcggcgacggcgtggcgcggcggcgcaaaCCTCTAGATCTAAGTGTGACATAGCAAGTACTTAAAAGACGCCTATGGTTAGTTTGATGGTCTTTATTGTTAGGGCTTCgataatttcatgaaatttgtaCTACACAACAACTTCTATATTCATATCGATCGAGATCTGCTAACAGTAACAGCAACACAACTTTTAAACATGTAGATTTTTAGGCGGCAGTGAACTTCCAAGAGAAATTTAGAATCCATTTTAATTGTTGATAACAAACAGCAATTTCCGTGAATTTGCGACTGTAGCTGTAGAAACAATGAATTAACTGCAACAGACCCATGCGCCGATGAGTTTACGTGCACACTTTCAGATCGAAACAAAGCGTAGATAACCGGCGTGATAAGGCCGTTATTGTCTTATCGATGTCCCCACATGAATGACCACCGCACTGGATGGATGGCAAACGCACTCAGTCGTCGTTAGTCATTTGCAAAATCTATAAATCAAATAACTACAAAACCCACTTCAATTGACGATGCTAGATCCGCTGGAAACCGCAGTTGTCATCGATAATGGATCCGGATGGATCAAGGCTGGCTTGGCCGGAGAGCATGAACCGGCGGTTGTGTTTCCCACGGTCGTCGGTACCAGCGCCGAAGAGCAGGACGTCGTGGGAAGCCTGGAGGCATCCAAGCTAGTGAATCCAATACAACTCGGTCGGATAACCGATTGGGATAGCATGGAAAAGATTTGGCATTACACATTCTACGATCAATTGACAATTGCTCCGGAGGAACACCCGGTCCTGCTGAGTGACGTACCACTCAATCCGAAGGCATACCGCGAGAAGATGACACAAATCATGTTCGAGTCGTTCAGCTGCCCAGCTGTACTCATCGAAAATCAGGCAGTACTTAGTTTATATGCTTCGGGACGCACATCAGGTGATTAGATTACCTCGTTGATATGATGTTTTCCATATAATTCAAACAATCATTTCAGGAATTGTATTGGATTGTGGACACGACGCAACGTATGTTGTCCCTATTGATAGGGGTCACACATTGACACAAGCCATCGAAATAATAACCGTTGGGGGTAGCAAATTGACAGATTACTTGGCTAGTTGTCTAGCCGATAAAGGAATAACTCGGCTGACTAACGAAACAGTTCGAAATATCAAGGAGAAGCTGGGGTTCGTGGCTCTTGACTTTGAAAAGGAAATATCTACGGCATCGGAAATGTACTTTCAACTACCCAACGGCAGAAGCATCACCGTAGGACAGGAGAGAATTCGCTGTACTGAGGTTCTCTTTCAACCGTCACTCGTAGATTTAGAAACTTCGGGCATTCATCAGGCATTATTTAATTCAATTATGAATTGCGACATCGATGTCCGGAACGAACTGTTTGCCAATGTAGTGCTTTCCGGTGGTTCAACCATGTTCGGTGGAATGGCCAATCGGTTGGAACGAGAACTACGGGCGCTAGTAGCCCCGGACGCAGTTAAGATCAAGGTGATTACTCCTGCGCAACGCATATACTCGGCTTGGAGGGGTGGTTCAAATTTGGCATCGCTGGCCGGCTACCAAAACCTGTGGATCACAAGAGAAGAGTACGACGATTTTGGATTGGACATTGTGCAACGCAAGTGTCTTTAGATTTACATTATTTTACATGAAATACAGCATGCTTTCATGTGTGTTACgtcgaattcgttttttagCAAGTTCCAACCTAGTCTATGATATATAcaggtaatcttcgatataacTTACCCCCGATATGAAGTATACTCGATATACATTTGGTCGGGGtccagccaaaacgcaccaagcgccaacgaaaaattaccgatttttctgctcaaactttcgtttagcagatttaattgatcgtacATCGTATCGGATATATATAATGTACCtttaaggggctgtccataaaccacgtagactcttgagggggagggaggggttttgaaaaagtctacgatagtctatgAAGGGGGGatggtataccaaaagtctacgtagactttttaatttaatgttttttaaaagcgatttatacagcagcttcgtgcgaagttcacttgtttgattttttaggaTGTTCCGTTGTTTTTTGCAtgactttaccgaaataatcttttgcatttctccttaaaaatttaatgaatttcactaaagTAAAAGTCTGAGCTACGCCTTAAAACTATCATAgatttcaccaggaaattcttctgtgttaacaagaaaattctccaaagtattctctataaaaaaatttcaaaatcttcacttggattttactgcagattcgtttgattttcggcaggaactttttttgcaaactatggcacttcaaaggattttttttcgaatttacaaaggaagcattttggaatatccaagaaatggaatgcccaaaagatattctttggaacttgtagaAACCtttcagaatattcactggagatttttTGGGAAGTCCCCGAAATTTTTTGCTtaacttcggaaattcttcggaattttcgcgaggaattctttgcaaatataagcaatattattcgaaatgcccgtggagaattttcctcgtaaatttcttcggcagttcttattcaaattctttggaattatcgatggaaaattttcggaatttctaaataaattgctGAAAACTCTcaagagaaattatttgaatttccaaccaaacagtttgagtttccacaaaaaaaatatttgcaatttttgtaaagcccttctaattttcatgaaaatttattcgaattttttacaaaaagttcacaaaaagttcaactgaaagttctccataatttccatcgaaaattattcaaaaaaaatattttgtggaatgcccataaaatttatttaaatttcttcaagaaattacttcaaatttgcaagacaaattaaaaaatatcataggaaaccattctaaatttctaaataattctaaattttaacGGAAAATTACTCGTTTTGTTTTTACCGGGGAAACTTTTAGAATTTATAAGAAAGTTCTTGGAATTTCAACAGATGGTTATTCAGCGAGAGATTGgcatgaaattttcaagaaaagcatcggaattatcacggagatttcaaggttatcaattgggaaattttacgaaatttccacgcaaaccttattggaatgtagacttgacattctgTAAATTATGTAAAttcacgattttcacaattgtgaaccggcgttgagaattataggtcggatgcgtgacagattttatcagtggcgcgccgatgcagaaATGTCGGCGATGGTGGTGCACACTTCTAGGAGAAGttgaattcaacagtaattaaattaattggctttgagatttgatttcaggagttatggacagaggattaaatttgatttcgtttcaatttgatttttgttttgttggattttgttcagtgtgattttgttaagtttgaaattcgaattttgttgtaatgtttacatggaaatggaattgaatagctgaattgcttaaaacgtggttgatttccatatttttccaatcacatatgatgttttgtaaaatttggtaaagtctacgtagacatcatgggggagggaggggttttgaaaaagtctacgaaagtctactaggggggacggggggtttgaaaaagtgaaatttcggtctacgtggtttgtgaaCAGCCCCTAAagtgatatgaaactatttccgttgtccttttacgagcaaaatatcacaagtcagttgaaaagccgcttggtgcggtttggctgaaccccgaccatttttCCACGATATAATTGAGTAGTTATTCCGAAATAATTTAGCAAATTGTCATGGGTATTCATGTAGGGATGACATCATTTTATAGAGTCTATTTTGTCACCTAGAGGCATTACCTACCTGGATTCCTGGTTGGCTACGGcttcgatacacctatgcctggcgtattgtagagctccatgaTCGCCGGTCTTGGGCGACGTTCCTCCAATTTCcacgaacgttcagggtccccaggtccgattccaccgcgtgcagccagcgtgttcgtgtctttccacgaagtcgccggcccctatctggttctctattgaatattgttttcgctattctttcttccgacattcgcactaagtgaccagcccactgaagtctgccgtattttatatgaTTCATAATAtgttcttctttgtatacttaaTATAGCTCATGATTAATGCGTCTgcaccacacaccattttctagtttccctccgagtattgtacgcagcacttttcgctcgaaaaccccgaaagctctccggtccgcctcttttaacgtccatgctttatgtccataaagggccactggtagaatcatagttttgtatagagcaaatgtcgtttccgtctgcatgttgtgggacctaagctggttacctAAGCActtgtcacaagcgttccaaggtgaacaaattcttcaacaacttcaaatacaccccatcaagcactacctcagcaccaacaccactatgtcttcccctatctctacctgccaccatgtattTTGTCTTGGTAGGAGAAAGCTACTGATAGAATTTCTTATTGGATGTAGAAAACGAGCttttcgttcatttccaattcttgcAGTTACTACTAGAATAGTCAAATTGTAGGTGtagcatagaaatggaaacggtatggaagtccatttccaattctagcgattgttagaacttgagaaatatagagaaagatacaaagtattTCCATTGTAATTACTCTCTCCTCTTATTCTGGAACAGGAGGAAAACGAAATGTCAAACCCAAGCCAGATGTCATAAAAGTACAGGAATGGAAGCACTTTGAAGCCCACagaagccgccattaccgtacACCAGCGGTTccaaacctttttcttgagaggtaccccttcgaaatGTTCAGGCTACCGAGCCTTTTGGGGATGTGGGGACATCGATAAGACAGTAACGGCCatatcctcttgaaaggaggcttccgagccctcttgaaatgaggcttccgagccctcttaaaaggaggcttccgagccctcttgaaaggaggcttccgagccctattgaaaggaggcttccgagcattcttgaaaggaggctttcgagccctcttgaaaggaggcttccgagccctcttgaaaggaggcttccgagccctcttaaaaggaggcttccgagccctcttaaaaggaggcttccgagccctcttaaaaggaggcttccgagccctcttaaaaggaggcttccgagccctcttgaaaaggaggcttccgagccctcttgaaaaggaggcttccgagccctcttgaaaaggaggcttccgagccctcttgaaaaggaggcttccgagccctcttaaaaggaggcttccgagctctcttaaaaggaggcttccgagtctcttgaaaggaggcttccgagcctcttgaaaggaggcttcagagcctcttgaaaggaggcttcgagcctcttgaaaggaggcttcgagcctcttgaaaggaggctccagtagcctcttgaaaggaggctccagtagcctcttgaaaggagactttcaggcctcttgaaaggtggcttctgagcctcttgaaaggaggcttccgagcctcttgaaaggaggcttccgagtctcttgaaaagagggtcccgagcctcttcaaaggaggcttccgagtctcttgaaggaagcttccgagcctcgtggaaggatgcttccaggtctcttgaaaggaagcatccgaacctcttgaaaggaggcttccgagcctcttgaaaggaggcttccgagcctcttgaaaggaggcttccgaggctcttgaaaggaggcttccgagcctcttgaaaggaggcttccgagcctcttgaaaggaggcttccgagcctcttgaaaggaggcttccgagcctcatcatcatcatcatcatcatcatcatcatcatcatcatcatcatcatcatcatcatcatcatcatcatcatcatcatcatcatcatcatcatcatcatcatcatcatcatcatcatcatcatcatcatcatcatcatcatcatcatcatcatcatcatcatcatcatcatcatcatcatcatcatcatcatcatcatcatcatcatcatcatcatcatcatcatcatcatcatcatcatcatcatcatcatcatcatcatcatcatcatcatcatcatcatcatcatcatcatcatcatcatcatcatcatcatcatcatcatcatcatcatttccgagcctcttgaaaggaggcttccgagcctcttgaaaggaggcttccgagcctcttgaaaggaggcttccgagcctcatcatcatcatcatcatcatcatcatcatcatcatcatcatcatcatcatcatcatcatcatcatcatcatcatcatcatcatcatcatcatcatcatcatcatcatcatcatcatcatcatcatcatcatcatcatcatcatcatcatcatcatcatcatcatcatcatcatcatcatcatcatcatcatcatcatcatcatcatcatcatcatcatcatcatcatcatcatcatcatcatcatcatcatcatcatcatcatcatcatcatcatcatcatca
Encoded proteins:
- the LOC134208058 gene encoding uncharacterized protein LOC134208058 isoform X2, whose translation is MLDPLETAVVIDNGSGWIKAGLAGEHEPAVVFPTVVGTSAEEQDVVGSLEASKLVNPIQLGRITDWDSMEKIWHYTFYDQLTIAPEEHPVLLSDVPLNPKAYREKMTQIMFESFSCPAVLIENQAVLSLYASGRTSGIVLDCGHDATYVVPIDRGHTLTQAIEIITVGGSKLTDYLASCLADKGITRLTNETVRNIKEKLGSITVGQERIRCTEVLFQPSLVDLETSGIHQALFNSIMNCDIDVRNELFANVVLSGGSTMFGGMANRLERELRALVAPDAVKIKVITPAQRIYSAWRGGSNLASLAGYQNLWITREEYDDFGLDIVQRKCL
- the LOC134208058 gene encoding actin-3-like isoform X1; the protein is MLDPLETAVVIDNGSGWIKAGLAGEHEPAVVFPTVVGTSAEEQDVVGSLEASKLVNPIQLGRITDWDSMEKIWHYTFYDQLTIAPEEHPVLLSDVPLNPKAYREKMTQIMFESFSCPAVLIENQAVLSLYASGRTSGIVLDCGHDATYVVPIDRGHTLTQAIEIITVGGSKLTDYLASCLADKGITRLTNETVRNIKEKLGFVALDFEKEISTASEMYFQLPNGRSITVGQERIRCTEVLFQPSLVDLETSGIHQALFNSIMNCDIDVRNELFANVVLSGGSTMFGGMANRLERELRALVAPDAVKIKVITPAQRIYSAWRGGSNLASLAGYQNLWITREEYDDFGLDIVQRKCL